Proteins co-encoded in one Prevotella sp. E13-27 genomic window:
- a CDS encoding YfhO family protein has product MNTLKKILPDLLAVLLFAVLAFAYFFPADIEGRILYRHDASAGVGAGQEQSLYNQRTGEMTRWTNSLFSGMPTYQLSPSYESTSTLNTLEKAYHLWLPENVWYLFVYLIGFYILLRAFDFRQHLAALGSIVWAFSTYFLIIIAAGHIWKVWALAYLPPMIAGIVLAYRGKYLRGLIVTGIFAAFEVHANHVQMTYYYLFVIAAMILAYLAEAIQKKQYVHFLKATGACIAGGLLGILVNISNLYHTWEYGQESMRGKSELVKKNTANQTSSGLDRDYITQWSYGIGETWTLLIPNAKGGSHNEHLGDSKSAMEASSNQQGVKEFCAQWYSYWGEQPFTAGPVYVGAFILFLFVLSLFIVKGPMKWALLGVTILTVMLSWGKNFMWLTNIFIDYVPMYASFRTVSSILVVAEFTIPLMAMMALKKIVDEPEVLKDKMKYVYISFGLTGGMAMIFALMPTMFFDFISSADLTSLKKYVGDEYLGVVSENLSNMREAVFTADCWRSFFIILAGVVLLLLYRAKKLKPVTLVGALVILSLADLWQINKRYLNDSMFVPKYEREQKQPLTQTDQLILKDQTLDYRVLNLASNTFNENETSYYHKSIGGYHAAKLRRYQELIDAHITPEMQSLFSAISKAGGDMREVNGDSIYPVLNMLNMRYIILPLQSGQNVPLQNPYTYGNAWFVDKVHYANNANEELEAVGRLPLRHEAVADKKFSDVLGESTIQDSVSIVTIENYEPNQLTYKVRSGQGGVVVFSEIYYPGWTATIDGEEAELGRVNYVLRALKVAPGEHEVVLSFFPKSVDRTETIAYISLAILLLLIPAVVFLEYRRRKQQPTP; this is encoded by the coding sequence ATGAATACACTGAAGAAAATACTGCCTGACCTACTGGCAGTGCTTTTGTTCGCCGTTCTGGCATTCGCCTATTTCTTTCCAGCCGACATAGAGGGCAGAATACTCTATCGCCACGACGCATCAGCAGGTGTCGGCGCCGGACAAGAACAGTCTCTTTATAACCAGCGCACAGGAGAGATGACCCGCTGGACAAACTCTCTCTTCTCAGGCATGCCGACCTATCAGCTGTCACCATCGTATGAGTCAACATCGACGCTGAACACACTTGAGAAAGCCTACCACCTGTGGCTGCCAGAGAACGTGTGGTACCTGTTTGTATATCTTATAGGTTTCTACATACTGCTCCGTGCCTTCGACTTCCGTCAGCATCTGGCAGCGCTTGGCTCTATAGTATGGGCATTCAGCACCTATTTCCTCATAATAATCGCTGCAGGACACATCTGGAAGGTGTGGGCACTTGCCTACCTGCCGCCAATGATTGCCGGTATAGTACTGGCCTATAGAGGCAAATACCTGCGAGGACTCATCGTCACAGGCATCTTCGCCGCCTTTGAGGTGCATGCGAACCATGTGCAGATGACCTACTACTACCTGTTCGTCATTGCTGCCATGATACTGGCATATCTCGCAGAAGCCATTCAGAAGAAACAATATGTTCACTTCCTCAAAGCTACAGGTGCATGCATAGCCGGCGGACTGCTCGGCATACTGGTTAACATATCAAACCTCTATCACACTTGGGAGTATGGACAGGAGTCCATGCGCGGAAAGAGTGAGCTGGTAAAGAAGAACACTGCCAACCAGACATCAAGCGGTCTCGACCGCGACTATATCACCCAGTGGTCATACGGCATAGGCGAGACATGGACACTCCTTATACCTAACGCCAAGGGCGGTTCACACAACGAGCATCTTGGTGACTCGAAGAGCGCCATGGAGGCAAGCTCTAATCAGCAAGGCGTGAAAGAGTTCTGTGCCCAATGGTATTCCTACTGGGGCGAGCAGCCGTTCACTGCCGGTCCTGTCTATGTAGGAGCATTTATTCTGTTCCTCTTCGTATTGAGCCTGTTCATCGTAAAAGGTCCGATGAAATGGGCACTTTTGGGTGTCACCATACTCACCGTCATGCTGTCATGGGGTAAGAACTTCATGTGGCTGACAAACATTTTCATCGATTACGTACCAATGTATGCCAGCTTCCGCACGGTGTCTTCGATACTCGTAGTAGCTGAGTTTACCATACCTCTTATGGCTATGATGGCACTGAAGAAGATCGTTGATGAACCGGAAGTACTCAAGGACAAGATGAAATATGTGTATATCTCGTTCGGTCTCACCGGTGGAATGGCGATGATTTTCGCCTTGATGCCAACGATGTTCTTCGATTTCATATCTTCAGCAGACTTGACAAGCCTTAAGAAATATGTTGGAGATGAGTATCTTGGAGTCGTTTCAGAAAACCTGAGCAACATGCGCGAGGCTGTGTTCACAGCCGACTGCTGGCGCTCATTCTTCATAATTCTTGCTGGCGTTGTTCTCCTGCTGCTCTACAGGGCAAAGAAACTGAAGCCTGTAACACTCGTGGGAGCTCTCGTCATCTTGTCGCTTGCCGACCTGTGGCAGATCAACAAACGCTATCTTAACGACTCAATGTTCGTGCCCAAATACGAACGTGAGCAGAAGCAGCCACTCACACAGACAGACCAGCTGATACTGAAAGACCAGACACTCGACTACCGCGTGCTGAACCTGGCAAGCAACACGTTCAACGAGAACGAGACAAGCTACTACCATAAGTCAATAGGTGGCTACCACGCAGCCAAGCTGCGCCGTTATCAGGAGCTTATAGACGCTCACATTACACCAGAGATGCAGAGTCTCTTCTCGGCTATATCAAAGGCAGGAGGCGACATGCGCGAGGTCAATGGCGACAGCATCTATCCTGTGCTGAACATGTTGAACATGCGCTACATCATTCTGCCGCTGCAGTCAGGACAGAACGTTCCATTGCAGAACCCATACACCTACGGCAATGCATGGTTTGTTGACAAGGTGCATTATGCTAACAACGCTAATGAGGAGCTGGAGGCAGTAGGACGACTGCCACTGCGCCACGAGGCTGTGGCTGACAAGAAGTTCAGCGATGTGCTTGGAGAGAGTACGATACAAGACTCTGTGAGCATTGTCACGATAGAGAATTATGAGCCGAACCAGCTCACATACAAGGTGCGCTCGGGACAAGGCGGCGTGGTGGTGTTCTCAGAGATATACTATCCTGGATGGACAGCAACCATTGACGGTGAAGAGGCAGAGCTGGGACGTGTGAACTATGTATTGCGCGCACTGAAGGTTGCCCCAGGCGAACACGAAGTTGTACTGTCGTTCTTCCCGAAGTCAGTAGATCGTACAGAGACCATTGCCTACATATCACTGGCAATACTGTTACTTCTCATTCCTGCCGTGGTATTCCTTGAATACCGCCGCAGGAAGCAACAGCCTACTCCATAA
- the mtnN gene encoding 5'-methylthioadenosine/S-adenosylhomocysteine nucleosidase, which translates to MKIGIIVAMDKELKQLQALFDSSEVRVEKCGIGKVNAALGAQRMINEFRPDVIISSGCAGGNGDDVNIQDVVVSSELCYHDVYCGTAIDNSTVYGQVQGLPARYKAAPELLAKAEALNCGVNVHPGLIVTGDWFVDSKEKMREIIGHFPEAKAVDMESCAIAQTCYINNVPFISFRVVSDIPLRDTDASQYHNFWDTVAEKSFQVTKTFVESL; encoded by the coding sequence ATGAAAATAGGTATAATAGTAGCCATGGACAAGGAGCTGAAGCAGCTTCAGGCTCTTTTTGACAGCAGTGAGGTTAGGGTAGAGAAGTGCGGTATCGGTAAGGTTAATGCCGCCCTTGGTGCCCAGCGCATGATCAACGAGTTCCGTCCCGATGTCATTATCTCAAGTGGCTGTGCTGGAGGAAACGGTGATGATGTGAACATTCAGGATGTTGTGGTTAGCAGCGAGCTATGCTATCATGATGTCTATTGCGGAACAGCCATCGACAACTCTACAGTCTATGGACAGGTTCAGGGACTGCCTGCACGCTATAAGGCTGCTCCTGAGTTGTTGGCCAAGGCTGAGGCGCTTAACTGTGGAGTGAACGTCCACCCAGGACTTATCGTTACCGGCGACTGGTTCGTTGACTCTAAAGAAAAGATGCGCGAGATTATTGGTCACTTTCCTGAGGCAAAGGCCGTTGACATGGAGTCGTGCGCCATTGCTCAGACATGCTACATTAATAACGTGCCTTTCATCTCGTTTCGTGTTGTCAGCGACATTCCCCTGCGCGACACCGATGCCTCGCAGTATCATAACTTCTGGGATACAGTGGCAGAGAAATCTTTTCAGGTGACAAAAACATTTGTGGAGAGCCTTTGA
- a CDS encoding S41 family peptidase has translation MKKKQYSWLFCLLLSIMGCSSSDTIVEEAEQHSSSSEGAYTEECKWIYQQMNHYYLWRTEMPDSSSCDYATDPVTFFKSLLSKKDRFSYSARNESYQGPSEIIIDNGGDDLHASLLTDDNASSVIYDKVFTMGNHRIGYLCYKEFSNVKEVGFVMKTFMDESIDELVVDLRYNPGGYVSVCKYLCNCIINENGYGNVFQYKVYNDVVANELMQETGEEKEKDLYEFPPQDTDHILGTPIYPLKLQRVFVLTSKRTASASEALIVCLRPYMKVVVIGEQTVGKGVGSFTLRNSKCKYELHPITMRYYNSLMQSTPDDGIIPDSIVPDGYETSRQSIGNADEPLLKAALELIGN, from the coding sequence ATGAAAAAGAAACAGTATAGCTGGCTATTCTGCCTGCTGCTGTCAATTATGGGCTGTTCCTCCTCCGACACTATTGTAGAAGAGGCGGAACAGCATTCATCGTCGTCTGAAGGTGCATATACAGAAGAGTGCAAATGGATTTATCAGCAGATGAACCACTATTATCTGTGGAGGACAGAGATGCCTGACTCTTCTTCATGCGACTATGCTACAGATCCGGTGACTTTCTTCAAAAGTCTGCTCTCAAAGAAAGATCGCTTCTCGTACTCTGCACGCAACGAAAGCTATCAGGGACCGTCTGAAATAATTATTGACAATGGTGGTGACGATTTGCATGCTAGCCTATTAACAGACGACAATGCCTCGTCAGTAATTTATGACAAAGTCTTCACCATGGGCAACCATCGGATAGGCTACCTCTGTTACAAGGAGTTCAGCAATGTCAAAGAAGTAGGGTTTGTTATGAAGACCTTCATGGATGAGTCCATTGACGAACTAGTCGTCGATTTGCGCTACAATCCCGGTGGATATGTCTCAGTATGCAAATACCTGTGCAACTGTATCATCAACGAAAATGGTTATGGCAATGTATTTCAGTACAAAGTATATAATGACGTTGTGGCTAATGAACTTATGCAGGAAACAGGAGAAGAAAAAGAAAAAGACTTATACGAATTCCCACCACAAGACACTGACCATATCCTTGGTACGCCTATATATCCTCTAAAATTGCAGCGTGTGTTTGTACTTACGTCAAAACGAACAGCGTCGGCCAGTGAAGCACTTATTGTCTGCCTGCGTCCGTACATGAAAGTAGTGGTGATTGGTGAGCAGACCGTAGGAAAAGGGGTTGGTTCGTTCACGTTGCGCAACTCTAAATGTAAGTACGAACTGCACCCCATTACCATGCGCTACTACAACAGTCTTATGCAGTCCACACCTGATGATGGCATCATACCCGACAGCATTGTACCCGATGGGTATGAAACATCCAGACAGTCCATCGGCAATGCCGACGAACCGTTGTTGAAAGCCGCGTTAGAACTAATTGGAAATTGA
- a CDS encoding porin family protein translates to MKKLFLLTVISMMTMSANAQFFADDDDDQVTRIFDKRQNVVSIGFKLGGNMSSLTKYKDADLGEKSGIGFEAGAVVAAHFGKRTQGSDAGTGMFGVQLEPSYVKHTIGTSSEDINLNCFEMPVLFKIYFTPNFNLEVGPNFSAVLSSSPDYVIAEDTRINTGKLKAFDVKACVGVSYELKSGLYGSFRYNLGTSDLAKNFACKVSAFNLTLGYKFNVFKF, encoded by the coding sequence ATGAAGAAATTATTCCTTTTAACAGTCATCTCCATGATGACAATGTCTGCAAATGCACAGTTTTTTGCTGACGACGATGATGACCAAGTCACTCGTATCTTTGACAAGCGTCAGAACGTAGTGTCTATAGGCTTCAAGTTGGGTGGTAACATGTCTTCCCTGACCAAGTACAAGGATGCAGATCTTGGCGAGAAAAGTGGTATTGGCTTCGAGGCTGGTGCTGTCGTAGCAGCACACTTCGGCAAACGTACACAGGGCAGTGATGCAGGAACAGGAATGTTTGGTGTGCAGTTAGAGCCCAGCTACGTCAAGCATACCATCGGCACTAGCAGTGAAGATATCAATTTGAATTGCTTCGAAATGCCTGTGCTCTTCAAAATCTATTTCACGCCGAACTTCAATCTTGAAGTGGGTCCCAACTTCAGCGCAGTGCTTTCAAGTAGTCCCGACTACGTGATTGCTGAAGACACACGTATTAACACTGGTAAGCTCAAGGCTTTCGATGTAAAAGCATGTGTAGGCGTCAGCTATGAGCTTAAGAGCGGTCTCTATGGTAGTTTCCGCTACAATCTCGGAACAAGCGACTTAGCCAAAAACTTCGCTTGCAAAGTGAGTGCTTTCAATCTCACGTTGGGTTACAAATTCAACGTATTTAAATTCTAA
- a CDS encoding WG repeat-containing protein, with product MKKTNILLLALILPWCLITAQTMQWVVRPTLAHIENYGSLLKVRKDGKTGLMNPNQQIVVPVLYDSISPFIDGYAIAMTINGKQLMIDALISDGDYEILPVQEKIYATSYLQFSEGKMPVKGEGGWGYLGTDGNMAIPCQFQKAYPFSEGIASVLIDDKAYYIDRNMDYMAVEAGYGNLVFASTFVNSQAVVYSGNSYTPKGYVINKHGRIISQYKVKPERLKVNKDHSVGDKAAQINSQTNQMSVNSQYEVYERNGLYGYKKEGHIVLPAQFDNAEPVKGTLAAVRYKGKEGLLRIVEGSVTTAMENDEILYEGGTPNAKACVQINLPAEMEDASLTVKVIDSDGKEVNVQANVAIGQHRSYTFLPNTTPKEDGPNFYELEIWSESLLLSKDDIAINYTIKKKTATTKVTTYIAENKVPKLSISQPKATSKRANPKNDFYIAVAVNNSGDAYGNGSVTLYVNDQLVGSKSVGVRSHGIANAVFAIPGIKKERYARVKAVLKNGTSQESNIHFMPFN from the coding sequence ATGAAAAAGACAAACATCCTCTTACTTGCGCTGATACTACCATGGTGCCTTATTACAGCGCAAACCATGCAGTGGGTAGTACGTCCCACTTTGGCACATATAGAAAACTACGGAAGTCTGCTGAAAGTCAGAAAAGACGGTAAGACGGGTCTGATGAACCCCAATCAACAGATTGTAGTACCTGTACTATACGACAGCATCTCGCCATTCATCGACGGTTATGCTATCGCAATGACCATCAACGGTAAACAGTTGATGATTGACGCACTTATCTCTGATGGCGACTACGAGATTCTGCCAGTACAGGAGAAAATCTATGCAACAAGCTACTTACAGTTCAGTGAAGGCAAGATGCCAGTCAAGGGCGAAGGAGGTTGGGGCTATCTGGGCACAGACGGCAACATGGCCATCCCATGTCAGTTCCAAAAAGCATACCCCTTTAGTGAAGGTATCGCGTCGGTCTTGATTGATGACAAAGCCTACTACATAGACCGCAACATGGACTACATGGCCGTGGAGGCTGGTTATGGAAATCTAGTTTTCGCCTCTACATTTGTCAATAGTCAAGCCGTCGTTTATAGCGGAAACAGCTATACGCCGAAAGGCTATGTCATCAATAAACATGGCCGTATCATCAGCCAATACAAGGTGAAACCTGAAAGGCTAAAGGTGAACAAAGACCATTCTGTGGGTGACAAGGCGGCACAAATCAACTCTCAAACAAATCAGATGAGCGTAAATAGCCAGTACGAGGTTTACGAGAGAAACGGTCTTTATGGATATAAGAAGGAAGGACACATAGTGCTACCTGCGCAATTTGACAATGCTGAGCCAGTAAAGGGTACGTTAGCCGCAGTGAGATACAAGGGCAAGGAAGGACTTCTACGAATAGTAGAGGGAAGTGTCACAACGGCGATGGAAAACGATGAGATTCTTTATGAAGGTGGTACGCCCAATGCCAAGGCATGTGTGCAGATAAACCTTCCTGCAGAAATGGAAGATGCATCATTGACTGTAAAAGTCATTGATTCCGATGGAAAAGAAGTCAATGTACAAGCCAATGTTGCTATAGGACAGCACCGTAGCTATACATTCCTTCCAAACACCACGCCAAAGGAAGACGGTCCAAACTTCTATGAACTGGAGATCTGGAGTGAGAGTCTGCTGTTGAGTAAAGATGATATTGCAATAAACTACACGATAAAGAAAAAAACAGCAACTACCAAAGTGACTACTTACATTGCCGAGAACAAAGTACCCAAACTTTCCATCTCACAACCCAAAGCAACGAGTAAGCGTGCCAACCCCAAAAACGATTTCTATATTGCTGTAGCTGTCAACAACTCCGGTGATGCTTACGGTAACGGCTCAGTCACCTTGTATGTCAACGATCAACTCGTTGGCAGCAAGAGCGTAGGTGTGCGCAGTCATGGCATCGCCAATGCCGTCTTTGCTATACCCGGCATAAAGAAAGAACGTTATGCCAGAGTCAAGGCAGTGCTTAAAAATGGTACTTCTCAGGAATCGAACATTCATTTCATGCCTTTTAATTAA
- a CDS encoding serine/threonine-protein kinase, whose protein sequence is MAIIRLQGEEEKRKGIYFQLDTADEPIGAGGMGQVFKGICVNTQTHAVREVAIKFMYDDLPAHAIERGRREASIQLRNDNLIEMLGFIEIEEKTALGDTRKHYHIVSELLTGVSLSDIMEGKTTDRNGEEVAYAVKLVQDYKNDSEHFARTVVLQVLSGLMALHDAGFIHRDIDPSNIMVTKQGHIKLIDFGIAKQMNTLTTSDKSLTTVGEFMGKAEYASPELVLGDVRHQNQTTDIYAMGILLYQCITGHTPFEGPRHEVLENQLKAKLPLSPIKNKALRRIITKACEKRQELRFQTSAQMRVALETMNVSSNNKTMQYIAAAVFAVIVGGTVALLMQKTDNPVTPDPELTGIAKATKLMSSSETAKDGFQILNELVNSNDAEATYLASRLYLGRMPEEYCPDSTRNMYLMLQNANCIEADYEKAHQLLEKAVALDSMNYQGLYELGRDVLAGNNRQHDVDLQQEDFVKANDLFQRALKFAKEKQDYDYIERIEKQIESIKDVL, encoded by the coding sequence ATGGCAATCATACGTCTACAAGGAGAAGAAGAAAAGAGGAAAGGTATCTATTTCCAACTTGACACTGCCGACGAGCCTATTGGTGCTGGCGGTATGGGGCAGGTGTTTAAAGGCATCTGCGTGAACACACAGACACACGCTGTGCGTGAAGTAGCCATCAAGTTCATGTATGATGACCTTCCTGCTCACGCCATCGAGCGTGGCCGCCGCGAAGCTTCTATACAGCTACGCAATGATAACCTCATAGAGATGCTAGGTTTTATTGAGATTGAAGAAAAGACTGCACTTGGCGATACCCGTAAGCACTACCACATCGTCAGTGAACTGCTGACAGGTGTGTCATTGTCAGACATCATGGAAGGTAAGACAACCGACCGCAATGGTGAAGAGGTGGCATATGCCGTAAAATTAGTGCAAGACTATAAGAACGACTCTGAACATTTCGCGCGCACCGTTGTGCTACAGGTGCTCTCAGGCCTAATGGCACTACACGATGCAGGTTTCATACACCGCGACATTGACCCATCTAACATAATGGTCACCAAGCAAGGTCACATTAAGCTGATTGATTTTGGTATTGCCAAGCAGATGAACACTCTGACCACCAGCGATAAGTCGCTTACTACTGTCGGTGAGTTCATGGGTAAAGCCGAGTATGCCTCACCTGAGCTGGTGCTGGGCGATGTAAGACATCAAAACCAGACGACGGACATCTATGCCATGGGCATTCTGCTCTACCAGTGCATTACAGGTCACACGCCCTTCGAAGGTCCTCGCCATGAGGTGCTGGAAAACCAACTCAAGGCTAAACTACCTCTATCGCCCATCAAGAACAAAGCACTCCGAAGAATTATCACCAAGGCATGTGAGAAACGGCAGGAACTGCGATTCCAAACATCTGCTCAAATGCGTGTAGCTTTGGAAACTATGAATGTATCGTCGAACAACAAGACTATGCAATATATTGCTGCAGCAGTATTTGCGGTCATCGTAGGTGGCACTGTGGCGCTGCTTATGCAAAAGACAGACAACCCGGTTACTCCAGATCCCGAACTGACAGGTATCGCCAAGGCCACTAAACTTATGAGTAGCTCTGAAACAGCCAAAGATGGTTTTCAGATACTTAACGAACTGGTGAACAGCAACGATGCAGAGGCAACATATCTTGCCAGCCGTCTTTATCTTGGTCGTATGCCTGAAGAGTATTGTCCCGACAGCACACGCAACATGTATCTAATGCTTCAGAATGCAAACTGCATTGAAGCCGACTATGAGAAGGCCCATCAGCTGTTAGAAAAGGCTGTGGCACTCGACTCTATGAACTATCAGGGTCTCTATGAACTAGGACGTGATGTGCTCGCAGGGAACAATCGTCAGCACGACGTTGACCTTCAACAAGAAGACTTCGTGAAGGCAAACGATTTATTCCAGCGTGCTCTCAAATTTGCAAAGGAAAAGCAAGACTATGACTACATAGAACGAATAGAAAAGCAGATAGAGAGCATAAAAGACGTCTTATAG
- a CDS encoding PP2C family protein-serine/threonine phosphatase, which yields MPSITSQSNIVHGCGISQQGGRPENQDDWGGANTPLGFLIVVCDGMGGGPGGKTASHIAKTVIIDCLMRCSPQASPSESMKKAIAQANDVMEQQMSMTPQLVGMGSTMVAVLITSYSAVIAHLGDSRCYRISHGRMVFRTKDHSLVGELVENKAMTEEQARTSPQSNIIKRALGATQNHIPQIEEQPFLKGDRFILCTDGIWGVMPHDQLLQWFTAPQSLDSMVEKLSQEVDRIGLTKGNNHDNHTLVVIETNADSTLKETMSKTSKITIVVMAIILVISLAMNLTSMNKSEERTRIEELERVIAEQQEKLSSLSMSTGIKDSNTKDLIVQVEQLKYEIDLLEEAMAKHINTIDSLEKVIAKLKPTTPNSQPSAKESAQKILNLLGQLMDAKGKDVNDAIKKKTDLRHNIQEELIVFDRRTESKYSSTIEGIKRVLKDERIITVMEVKLKNGKIEFTTTNGARKDIEKLVTKIEKIKKEL from the coding sequence ATGCCTAGTATAACATCACAAAGCAACATTGTCCATGGTTGCGGGATATCTCAACAAGGCGGACGACCAGAGAACCAAGATGACTGGGGGGGCGCCAACACTCCATTGGGATTCCTCATCGTGGTATGCGATGGCATGGGAGGCGGTCCTGGTGGCAAGACCGCTTCCCATATAGCAAAGACTGTCATTATTGACTGTCTGATGAGATGTAGTCCACAGGCTTCGCCATCGGAGTCCATGAAGAAGGCTATTGCCCAGGCTAACGATGTGATGGAGCAACAGATGAGCATGACACCACAACTCGTAGGAATGGGTTCCACAATGGTTGCCGTACTCATCACCAGCTATTCAGCTGTCATTGCTCACCTCGGTGATAGTCGTTGCTATAGAATCAGTCATGGACGTATGGTGTTCCGCACAAAGGACCACTCGTTAGTGGGTGAACTAGTGGAAAACAAGGCAATGACAGAAGAGCAGGCACGTACGTCGCCACAGTCGAATATTATCAAGAGAGCACTTGGAGCAACACAAAACCACATACCTCAAATAGAAGAACAACCGTTTCTTAAAGGTGACCGTTTCATATTGTGCACTGACGGTATTTGGGGAGTAATGCCTCATGATCAACTTCTACAATGGTTCACAGCGCCGCAGTCCCTTGACTCCATGGTAGAAAAACTGTCTCAAGAGGTAGACCGCATCGGTCTTACCAAAGGCAACAATCACGACAACCACACGCTCGTGGTCATAGAAACAAATGCAGACTCAACACTGAAAGAAACAATGAGTAAAACGTCAAAGATAACAATTGTTGTTATGGCCATAATACTGGTCATCAGCCTTGCAATGAATCTGACATCAATGAACAAATCAGAGGAAAGAACAAGAATCGAAGAGTTGGAGCGCGTCATCGCTGAACAGCAGGAAAAGTTGTCATCGCTATCCATGAGCACAGGTATCAAGGACAGCAACACCAAGGACCTCATCGTGCAGGTAGAGCAGCTGAAATACGAGATTGATTTACTCGAAGAAGCCATGGCTAAGCACATAAACACCATTGACTCCTTAGAGAAGGTCATAGCCAAGCTCAAGCCCACAACGCCAAACAGCCAACCATCAGCTAAAGAATCAGCGCAGAAGATTCTAAACCTTCTTGGCCAACTGATGGATGCGAAAGGCAAAGATGTAAATGATGCAATAAAGAAAAAAACAGACCTTCGTCATAATATTCAAGAAGAGCTGATTGTCTTTGACAGGCGTACCGAAAGTAAATATTCATCAACCATTGAGGGCATCAAGCGTGTGTTGAAGGACGAACGTATCATCACCGTGATGGAGGTCAAATTAAAAAATGGAAAAATTGAGTTTACGACCACCAATGGAGCAAGAAAAGACATAGAAAAGCTTGTAACCAAAATAGAGAAAATCAAGAAAGAACTGTAA